DNA sequence from the Aneurinibacillus sp. REN35 genome:
TTGAGCTTCCGAGATAACCGCAGAAAGGTAGGGCTGTACGGTGGTACATTTGATCCCATCCATACGGTTCATTTAATTGTGGCGGAGCAGGCGCTTGATGCGCTCGATCTTGAAGAGGTATGGTTTCTTCCTGCTCGGATTCCGCCGCACAAACGCACGAAGAAAATTACAGCGGACATGCACCGTGTAGAAATGGTTAGGCGGGCGCTAAAAGGAAATCCGCGTTTTCGTATCAATACGATTGAATTGGAACGGGATGCTGAACAACCCTCTTATACGTATGAGACGATACGCATGCTGCAGGCGAGACATCCTGATGTAGCATTTTATTTTATCATTGGTGGAGATATGGCCGCGTATTTGCCCGAATGGTACCGCATTGACGATGTAATTGAAATGGTGCAGTTTGTTGCACTGGCTCGTCCCGGATACGCAATGGTTAATCCATATATGGAGCGTGTCATTGAAATAGAAATGCCGCAGCTTGATGTATCATCGACGATGATCCGCGAGAAAGCTTCCGCTGGACGCTCCATTCGTTATCTGGTGCCTGAGGCAGTAAGGTTGTATATAGAGGAGGAAGGGTTGTATGAAGCGTGAACAACTGTTGGAGGCTGTACAGCAGCAGATCACAAAGCACCGCTACGAGCATACGCTTGGTGTCATGAATACAGCCGTTGCGCTGGCAGCGAAATATGGTGCAAACAAGGAAAAAGCGGAAATAGCGGCAATCCTCCATGACTATTGCAAATTCTGGCCCGAAGACGAGATGCGCAGCATCATTAAGAACACGCCGCACATCCCAAAAGATTTATTGGAATATGACAAAGAGCTTTGGCATGCACATGTTGGGGCTGAAGTCGTGCGGCGTGATTTAGGGATTGAAGATGAGGAGATATTGAATGCGATCCGCTACCATACGTCCGGGCGTGAGAATATGACATTGCTTGAG
Encoded proteins:
- the yqeK gene encoding bis(5'-nucleosyl)-tetraphosphatase (symmetrical) YqeK, producing the protein MEAVQQQITKHRYEHTLGVMNTAVALAAKYGANKEKAEIAAILHDYCKFWPEDEMRSIIKNTPHIPKDLLEYDKELWHAHVGAEVVRRDLGIEDEEILNAIRYHTSGRENMTLLEKVVCLADYIEPGRQFPGVDEVRAAAEEDLDRALAKGLGGTITFLVNREKSIYPLTVLARNSLVKPKTKNV